A DNA window from Corvus hawaiiensis isolate bCorHaw1 chromosome 11, bCorHaw1.pri.cur, whole genome shotgun sequence contains the following coding sequences:
- the TAMM41 gene encoding phosphatidate cytidylyltransferase, mitochondrial isoform X2 — protein sequence MALPVLSSSAVKFRRVLAQFPQELSLAFAYGSGVFRQAGASAEHGENNMLDFVFAVDDAVSWHMTNLLKNRSHYSFLKFFGPKKITTIQRYGAGVYYNTLVPCNGRMIKYGVISTDALIEDLFHWKTLYVAGRLQKPVKILAQNENSKLQAALVSNLKSAVTAAFLMLPESFSEEDLYMQIAGLSYSGDFRMIIGEDKSKVQNIVKPNVAHFQKLYSNILQDCPQVVYKHHLGRLEIDKSPEGQFTQLMALPKTLQQKITALVNPPGKNRDVEEILLQVAHDPDCGFVVNQGISGIVRSSSIVQSAKTILTAGAKKSITYSMKKLYKMTKGGLKKTS from the exons ATGGCGCTGCCCGTGCTGTCCAGCTCGGCCGTGAAGTTCCGGCGGGTCCTGGCGCAGTTCCCGCAGGAGCTCAGCCTGGCCTTCGCCTACGGCTCCGGGGTGTTCCGGCAGGCGGGGGCCTCGGCCGAGCACGGCGAG AACAATATGCTGGACTTCGTGTTTGCTGTTGATGATGCTGTGAGCTGGCATATGACAAACTTGTTAAAGAACAGGAGTCATTATTCCTTCCTAAAATTTTTTGGCCCCAAAAAGATAACTACCATACAAAGATACGGAGCGGGAGTTTACTACAACACCTTAGTGCCATGCAATGGCAGG atgataAAATATGGAGTAATTAGCACTGATGCCCTGATTGAGGATTTGTTTCACTGGAAAACTCTCTATGTCGCTGGGCGCCTACAAAAGCCG gtGAAAATCCTGGCCCAGAATGAGAACAGCAAGCTGCAAGCTGCTCTTGTCAGCAACCTGAAGAGTGCAGTCACAGCAGCCTTTCTCATGTTGCCAGAGAGCTTCTCTGAAGAGGACCTTTACATGCAGATTGCAGGACTCTCCTACTCTG GTGATTTCAGAATGATAATAGGAGAAGACAAATCCAAAGTGCAGAACATAGTGAAACCCAACGTTGCCCATTTCCAGAAGCTGTACAGTAACATACTCCAGGACTGCCCTCAAGTGGTGTACAAGCACCATCTGGGAAGGCTAGAG ATTGATAAAAGTCCAGAAGGTCAATTTACACAGCTTATGGCTTTGCCAAAGACTCTGCAACAAAAGATAACTGCTCTGGTAAACCCTCCTGGAAAGAACAGAGATGTGGAAGAAATTTTACTGCAAGTGGCCCATGACCCTGACTGTGGATTTGTGGTGAATCAAG gcATTTCAGGAATTGTGAGATCCTCCAGTATAGTGCAGAGTGCTAAAACCATCCTGACAGCTG gGGCAAAGAAATCCATAACTTACAGTATGAAGAAATTATATAAGATGACAAAAGGAGGGTTAAAGAAGACATCTTGA
- the TAMM41 gene encoding phosphatidate cytidylyltransferase, mitochondrial isoform X1, translating into MALPVLSSSAVKFRRVLAQFPQELSLAFAYGSGVFRQAGASAEHGENNMLDFVFAVDDAVSWHMTNLLKNRSHYSFLKFFGPKKITTIQRYGAGVYYNTLVPCNGRMIKYGVISTDALIEDLFHWKTLYVAGRLQKPVKILAQNENSKLQAALVSNLKSAVTAAFLMLPESFSEEDLYMQIAGLSYSGDFRMIIGEDKSKVQNIVKPNVAHFQKLYSNILQDCPQVVYKHHLGRLEIDKSPEGQFTQLMALPKTLQQKITALVNPPGKNRDVEEILLQVAHDPDCGFVVNQGISGIVRSSSIVQSAKTILTAGTGLHIKYSGFVMTTLFSSCLSRYCRPLASL; encoded by the exons ATGGCGCTGCCCGTGCTGTCCAGCTCGGCCGTGAAGTTCCGGCGGGTCCTGGCGCAGTTCCCGCAGGAGCTCAGCCTGGCCTTCGCCTACGGCTCCGGGGTGTTCCGGCAGGCGGGGGCCTCGGCCGAGCACGGCGAG AACAATATGCTGGACTTCGTGTTTGCTGTTGATGATGCTGTGAGCTGGCATATGACAAACTTGTTAAAGAACAGGAGTCATTATTCCTTCCTAAAATTTTTTGGCCCCAAAAAGATAACTACCATACAAAGATACGGAGCGGGAGTTTACTACAACACCTTAGTGCCATGCAATGGCAGG atgataAAATATGGAGTAATTAGCACTGATGCCCTGATTGAGGATTTGTTTCACTGGAAAACTCTCTATGTCGCTGGGCGCCTACAAAAGCCG gtGAAAATCCTGGCCCAGAATGAGAACAGCAAGCTGCAAGCTGCTCTTGTCAGCAACCTGAAGAGTGCAGTCACAGCAGCCTTTCTCATGTTGCCAGAGAGCTTCTCTGAAGAGGACCTTTACATGCAGATTGCAGGACTCTCCTACTCTG GTGATTTCAGAATGATAATAGGAGAAGACAAATCCAAAGTGCAGAACATAGTGAAACCCAACGTTGCCCATTTCCAGAAGCTGTACAGTAACATACTCCAGGACTGCCCTCAAGTGGTGTACAAGCACCATCTGGGAAGGCTAGAG ATTGATAAAAGTCCAGAAGGTCAATTTACACAGCTTATGGCTTTGCCAAAGACTCTGCAACAAAAGATAACTGCTCTGGTAAACCCTCCTGGAAAGAACAGAGATGTGGAAGAAATTTTACTGCAAGTGGCCCATGACCCTGACTGTGGATTTGTGGTGAATCAAG gcATTTCAGGAATTGTGAGATCCTCCAGTATAGTGCAGAGTGCTAAAACCATCCTGACAGCTG gaacagGTTTACATATAAAATACTCTGGTTTTGTGATGACTACTCTCTTCAGCAGCTGCCTGAGCAGATACTGCAGGCCACTGGCTTCACTGTAA